A segment of the Chaetodon trifascialis isolate fChaTrf1 chromosome 2, fChaTrf1.hap1, whole genome shotgun sequence genome:
acttccttcctccctcttttctcatCGACCAGATTACACACAGCTGTGGTAACTTCAACGAGGATAGGAAGGAAGGTACCGGTACGATCACACAAAGTATCGCTAACAAAATTTACACAGAGACATTGTGTCCTACAGGATCGGGACCGTGTCAGCGCATGCAGATTGCTTTGCAAAAACGAAACTACTAAAGAGTGTGTTTTAAGCGTTCACCGTGAAAAAAAAGCTTGAACAACTTcagcatatgttagcatgtcagGAGCAACATACCTCTCTTTGTTAAAAGCTAGTGAACCCTTTGTGTGAGCGGGTGTGGGCTAAGTGTTGGAACAGGAGTAGCATCATTGTCCTAAATTGTCCTCCAGGGTTGTGAGATCACGGGGACGCAGGAGTTAGGAAGTACACGGTCATCGAGCAGTGCTGCCGGACACGGAGCTGCTCCCTGAGCTGGAACCACTGGAGCCCCGGTCTTCATAGATGGAGATCTCTATCTGATGGGAGAGTAGTTAGGGACCAAGAATTTACTGAGGAGAGTGCGTTACATAAACAGAAAAGATGAATCTTTTGTACGCATGCAACCAAAAACACAGAGTAAGGATACGACACGCATTCCCCTCTCTATGGGATCTGTGATGAGCAGCCCTCTGGGAGCGTAGATCTTCTCATTCTGCTCCTGAATGTACTTAGCTATCTTTTTCAGCACCTAACtcacagacagaagaaataaGGAGAACTGGTAAGGAATCCGAGGCAAGTTATTGTCCCAGACCATTAAAATGCATTGAGATCCCCAGTCTGACCTTCTCGTAACGCGTCTCCATGCAGAGGAAGATAAGATATGCAGTAGCACAGGCCAGACAGCCCTCCAAGTAGGACTGGCCTCCTATCTTTTCTGCCTCGGCGTAGTAGTTATTCAGCGTCTTCACTGTGTCCTCAAACAGTGTCCGCTCAATCTGGGGACGCATGAAGAGTCACAAGAAGCAGGGTTGGGATTGGTGAGGATCATTTTTTGGATTTGTACCTGTTCAAAGtcagattttcttttcaaactttACTACCAACACAGCAATACAACAGTATAGCACCAGTTTTAGTTTTCCCAAAACATGAGCCATGACTTAATTATTAAAAATCATTACTGTTATTTCTTCCTCTTAAATGTCATTTCATTGACTGAATGTATGCCaaaagcacacagcacacatgaaaagcaaactCATTTTATGTATTAAAACGTCAAACTAGGCCATTAAAACATGTCTTTATGGACTAATGTCAGCATTCGCGGGAgatgctgaaagaaaagctcTGTTGTTTAACTCTAACTCTCAGAAGTTTATCATCCAGGCGGAACAGTGAAATCTTTATAGCTATATCATTACTATTGATAAAATGTCTGAATTCATGCTGAAGCTAGCCAGCTATCCCCAGTTATAGCTTGTTACAAAGGACAAGCCAACATTATTCACTGACGGTAGCTTCTAACATTAGCCTAACAACATTAAGTTAACCACCGTGTGGGGTTatcaaaacattaacattaaaactgAAGCTAGCTGATGCCGAATTCGATCTCACAGCGCCCTCTCGCTGTGGCTCTGGGTATAACGCAAACTCATGCATGCCAGAACTGCAGGGCCTCCCCGACTCTGCAAGGCAATGTTTCTCAGCTTTCTAGAGAACCGCTCAGCCAAACTAATTCACACTCTAATTCACACTTAGGTCCTCAGCAATACACCCGCCAAGTGTAAAGTCAGTCGGATGATCGGTTGTTGACAAAatcaaaggacagacagactaaTGATGGGAATTCTGGCTCTTTTTAGTGAGTCAGCTCATTTGGCTCAGCTCAGCGGTACGAGCTGTCTCTTTGGGCTCTCATACAGCTCCTCGACTGTCAGCATGCAGCCAAATGAACCAGTGCTTTGAACTATGAATGTAATTAGAATAAATCTTATAATATCCAGAGTGCcataattttacattatgcTTTGTATAAAAACCTGAAATAATGCAAAAACATCATAAACTACTACACATGTGTACTGAATGTGTAATTTATATTGAACTATGTCTCACAGTCTTAAAGCTATCACCAAAGCGAGATGTTTCTGGATCACCATGGCGTTACAATTACCAGCTCTGTCCTtgagataataaataaaactgacataaGCATTAGTCTGCACAGTCATGTCCCCTCcaatattatgttttttaaaCTGTTAACCACTCTAAACGCATCAATCCTCTGTGCAGGGGTACAGCTGGGAGAACACTGGAAACATGCcaatttgtttgtctttttttcattcattcaaagcGTGCTGCCTCCATTAGTGTTTGATTAGCAGACATCTCTGCATGTCTCACACCGCACATTAACAGACACATCAAAGCCTTACAGTTGCTTCTATCAGGTGTTGCTCTTGAAGTATTTTCCTCACACAAGCAACAGTGTTATGATGACTACAAATATACATTTGAATGCATGCTGGCGTCTCCTCACCCTGCTCTCCAGCTCAGAGGGGAACTTGGTCTGAAACTTGCAGGTGGTTCCTTCGCTGTAGTCTCTCTGGATGAAGACTTTGTTCGCCAGAGACGCGCTGTGCCTCAACTCCTGCAGATTGTGGAACTGAGGAGgatgagacacacagagagacaaatatAACGATAGTTACGCGTTTATAATGAGTCCCCAGAGGGAGCTCCATCTCTCTGCGCACCCGTTCACTCGTAATGTCTCCAAACAGTGGCTGAATCGGAAGTATAGGATGATAGAGGAGACGCAGATGAGATGTGATCAATCACTCTGTGGCTCGGTGTCTGCGCTCTTTTCTGCCTTGTTGTCTGTTGGAGCAGAGCCCAGCATTGGACATACTatctgtcccacacacacacacactttgattctCTCTGGTACAGGAGAGTAAAGCttgcaggaggagaggacaaCGTTTCACTACAGCTCACAACAGATCGATCAGGCAGAACAAGATGAGGCAGACTGATGTGAGGGCATCCAAACTCT
Coding sequences within it:
- the golga7ba gene encoding golgin A7 family, member Ba, with product MATEFHNLQELRHSASLANKVFIQRDYSEGTTCKFQTKFPSELESRIERTLFEDTVKTLNNYYAEAEKIGGQSYLEGCLACATAYLIFLCMETRYEKVLKKIAKYIQEQNEKIYAPRGLLITDPIERGMRVIEISIYEDRGSSGSSSGSSSVSGSTAR